Proteins encoded in a region of the Campylobacter geochelonis genome:
- a CDS encoding ecotin family protein yields MKFLTVLMLFFGLVFAFDTSVFPKPKDGESLQTLTLKPLKNEQNYKVEVEFGKIVEVDCNHHFFIGGKLEQKNLDGYGYVYYKFSAKADMAGTLMACGDTKKEAKFIKFEPKISTYYNSALPLIIYTPKDVKIRYKVYKLVDEKFVDVVDDEAKKLQTDSNSSLAKP; encoded by the coding sequence ATGAAATTTTTGACTGTTTTGATGCTGTTTTTTGGACTTGTTTTTGCTTTTGATACTTCAGTTTTTCCAAAGCCAAAAGATGGCGAAAGCTTGCAAACTCTAACTCTTAAACCCCTTAAAAACGAGCAGAACTACAAGGTTGAAGTTGAGTTTGGTAAAATCGTAGAGGTTGATTGTAATCATCACTTTTTTATCGGTGGAAAGCTAGAGCAAAAAAACTTAGATGGATATGGATACGTTTACTATAAATTTAGCGCCAAAGCCGATATGGCTGGAACTTTGATGGCGTGCGGGGACACAAAAAAAGAGGCTAAATTTATTAAATTTGAACCAAAAATCAGCACTTATTATAACAGCGCTTTACCGCTTATAATCTACACTCCAAAAGATGTGAAAATACGCTATAAAGTCTATAAACTCGTAGATGAGAAGTTTGTAGATGTGGTTGATGATGAAGCTAAAAAACTGCAAACTGATTCAAATAGCTCTTTGGCTAAACCATAA
- a CDS encoding triose-phosphate isomerase: protein MIYAANLKCNHTRQSFSYYAKALDEGISDEKVLVFPPASAFSKGEFKFTQGAQNFYPVKNGSYTGEIGKDMLDEFDIKTVLIGHSERRVLLGEDESLLKAKFDFAAREGWDIVYCIGESDVVHMNGSTKEFLASQLKNIDLSYKKLIIAYEPIWAIGTGKVANGEIIHEVLEHIATFTTAPLLYGGSVNEKNISEIAKIELCDGVLVGGASLVATEFLKLIEKAGRK, encoded by the coding sequence TTGATATATGCAGCAAATTTAAAGTGTAACCACACAAGACAGAGCTTTTCTTACTATGCAAAAGCTCTTGATGAGGGCATTAGCGATGAAAAAGTGCTTGTTTTTCCTCCAGCAAGTGCTTTTAGTAAAGGCGAGTTTAAATTTACTCAAGGTGCGCAAAATTTCTATCCGGTAAAAAACGGCTCATACACAGGCGAAATCGGCAAAGATATGCTTGATGAGTTTGATATAAAAACTGTTCTTATCGGACATAGCGAGAGGCGAGTGCTACTTGGCGAGGATGAGAGTTTGCTAAAAGCTAAATTTGACTTTGCAGCAAGAGAAGGTTGGGATATAGTTTATTGTATCGGCGAGAGCGATGTGGTGCATATGAACGGTTCTACAAAGGAGTTTTTAGCAAGCCAACTTAAAAACATAGATTTAAGTTATAAAAAGCTAATTATCGCTTATGAGCCAATTTGGGCGATAGGCACTGGAAAAGTCGCTAATGGCGAGATTATCCATGAAGTTTTAGAACATATCGCTACTTTTACAACCGCGCCTTTGCTCTATGGCGGAAGTGTAAATGAAAAAAACATAAGTGAAATCGCTAAAATAGAGCTTTGCGATGGAGTTTTGGTAGGTGGAGCTAGTCTGGTTGCGACTGAGTTTTTAAAGCTGATAGAAAAAGCTGGAAGAAAATAG
- the galE gene encoding UDP-glucose 4-epimerase GalE, whose product MKILITGGAGYIGSHVAKALLEENKHELTIIDNLCKGSQKAIEALRSVGEFEFIETSLEDVARLDEIFKTHKFDAIIHFAAFIEVFESTQKPLKYYLNNTSNAINLITLCNKYGVKNFVFSSTAATYGEPDEAQVSESTSQNPINAYGRSKLMTEWVLKDTAAANRNFKYAILRYFNVAGASLDGLLGQNYPNATHLIKVATQTILGKRDKMSIFGDDYDTKDGTCIRDYIHIEDLANAHLSALRYLKDNDSNIFNVGYGTGYSVKEVIEAAKEVSGVDFKVEMAPRRDGDPACLIANSDRLRSLTDWKPVNDDLKVIIKSALEWENKA is encoded by the coding sequence ATGAAAATTCTTATAACTGGTGGAGCTGGATATATCGGCAGTCACGTCGCCAAGGCGCTTTTAGAAGAGAACAAACACGAGCTAACTATCATAGATAACCTTTGTAAAGGCTCGCAAAAAGCCATAGAAGCGCTAAGAAGCGTTGGGGAGTTTGAGTTTATAGAGACTAGTTTAGAAGATGTTGCTAGGCTTGATGAGATTTTTAAGACTCATAAATTTGATGCGATTATTCACTTTGCAGCATTCATCGAAGTTTTTGAAAGTACGCAAAAACCGCTAAAATACTACTTAAATAACACAAGCAATGCTATAAATTTAATAACCTTATGTAACAAATACGGCGTTAAAAACTTTGTATTTAGTTCAACTGCGGCAACTTATGGCGAGCCAGATGAGGCGCAAGTTAGCGAAAGCACATCTCAAAACCCAATAAACGCATATGGCAGAAGCAAGCTTATGACTGAGTGGGTTTTAAAAGATACAGCTGCGGCAAATAGAAATTTTAAATATGCCATTTTAAGGTATTTTAACGTAGCTGGAGCTAGCTTAGATGGGCTTTTAGGACAAAACTATCCAAATGCAACACACCTAATCAAAGTCGCTACTCAAACCATACTTGGCAAACGCGATAAAATGTCGATTTTCGGCGATGATTATGATACAAAAGATGGAACTTGCATAAGAGACTACATCCACATAGAAGATCTTGCAAACGCGCATTTATCGGCTCTTAGATACTTAAAAGATAACGATAGTAATATCTTTAATGTAGGATATGGCACGGGATATTCTGTAAAAGAGGTTATTGAGGCTGCAAAAGAGGTTAGCGGCGTGGACTTTAAAGTCGAAATGGCTCCTAGAAGAGATGGCGATCCAGCGTGTTTGATAGCAAATTCAGACCGTCTTAGAAGCTTGACTGATTGGAAACCGGTAAATGATGATTTAAAAGTTATCATAAAATCGGCGCTAGAGTGGGAAAATAAAGCATAA
- a CDS encoding type II toxin-antitoxin system death-on-curing family toxin gives MKYLTLKQAIEFHEQIIATSGGLGGYNEIQLGYLDSALKQIQNDDYYSDFIEKLTHLIHSCIKFHPFLDGNKRTSIQLGRAFIEMNFPGADIDDYYLNMEDMVVGVAEGKIAKESLYKKLQEMVEVRIKGIKIIKKDGSIEELDLEKLNQIIVEILTNKNKDKK, from the coding sequence ATGAAGTATTTAACTTTAAAGCAAGCAATCGAATTTCATGAGCAAATAATTGCAACATCTGGTGGCTTAGGAGGATATAATGAAATCCAATTAGGTTATTTAGACTCAGCTTTAAAGCAAATACAAAATGATGATTATTATTCAGATTTTATTGAAAAATTAACCCATCTAATACACTCTTGTATAAAATTTCATCCATTTTTAGATGGGAACAAGAGAACTTCTATACAGCTTGGAAGAGCTTTTATAGAAATGAATTTTCCAGGAGCTGATATTGACGATTATTATTTAAACATGGAAGATATGGTTGTTGGAGTAGCTGAAGGTAAAATAGCAAAAGAAAGTTTGTATAAAAAATTACAAGAAATGGTAGAAGTAAGAATTAAGGGAATAAAGATAATAAAAAAAGATGGCAGTATTGAAGAGCTTGACTTAGAAAAACTTAATCAAATAATAGTAGAAATTTTAACAAATAAAAATAAGGACAAGAAATGA
- a CDS encoding sodium-dependent transporter, with protein MQRQTWSNKLTYILTVAGATIGFGCTWRFPYLVGENGGGAYVLVFCIAMIALGIPMILVENVIGRRAMKNSVDAFGVAKKDGTKINKAWKIVGYMGLVGSFGILAYYMVLGGWVMTYIANILMGNFDLSAKITDQAYTTAFYDNNIANNPLMVGLYTFIFVAINWYILKKGIIDGIEKYVKFLMPALFLCFLAIIANNLTLDGAAEGIKFYLSVDFSKITPKLLIDVLGQVFFALSLGFGVMITLSSFLNKDEKLFQTATITGVLNTVIAVLAGFMIFPTLFTAGLEPSSGPSLVFKSLPIAFSHMPFGNVIAVVFFLILLIAALTTSITIYQVIINVVEERFKISITKATNYTLGGIFLLGNIPCLLSDGVLSNVRILGRSVFDAFDFISANIFFVLTALLCSLYVGWVLKDDALAEITNEHTVDIKKAKAWLIYVKYILPVIILVVFLYGIKSI; from the coding sequence GTGCAAAGACAGACTTGGAGTAACAAACTAACCTATATTTTAACCGTTGCTGGAGCGACTATCGGCTTTGGCTGTACTTGGAGGTTTCCTTATTTAGTAGGAGAAAATGGCGGTGGGGCGTATGTTCTAGTCTTTTGTATAGCGATGATAGCGCTTGGAATTCCGATGATTTTAGTTGAAAATGTTATCGGAAGAAGAGCGATGAAAAACTCAGTTGATGCATTTGGCGTGGCTAAAAAAGATGGCACAAAAATAAACAAAGCATGGAAAATCGTAGGCTATATGGGCTTGGTTGGCTCGTTTGGAATTTTAGCTTACTATATGGTTCTTGGCGGCTGGGTTATGACATATATAGCAAATATTTTGATGGGGAATTTTGACCTCTCAGCTAAAATCACAGATCAAGCCTACACAACTGCTTTTTATGATAATAATATAGCTAATAATCCGCTAATGGTGGGACTTTATACCTTTATTTTCGTTGCGATAAACTGGTATATCTTAAAAAAAGGCATAATCGATGGCATTGAAAAGTATGTTAAATTTCTTATGCCAGCACTTTTTTTATGCTTTCTTGCGATAATTGCAAACAACTTAACGCTCGATGGCGCGGCTGAGGGGATAAAATTTTATCTTAGTGTAGATTTTTCTAAAATCACTCCAAAACTTCTAATCGACGTTCTAGGACAAGTCTTTTTTGCGCTATCTTTGGGATTTGGCGTTATGATAACGTTATCAAGTTTTTTAAACAAAGATGAGAAGCTTTTTCAAACTGCAACCATAACAGGCGTGCTAAATACAGTCATAGCAGTTTTAGCTGGCTTTATGATATTCCCAACCCTTTTTACAGCAGGACTTGAGCCAAGTAGTGGTCCATCTTTGGTTTTTAAAAGCCTTCCGATTGCCTTTTCTCATATGCCATTTGGCAACGTTATAGCGGTGGTTTTTTTCTTGATTTTATTAATCGCAGCCCTAACAACATCAATAACGATATATCAAGTTATCATCAATGTAGTTGAAGAGCGCTTTAAAATCTCTATCACAAAGGCTACAAACTACACTCTTGGCGGCATTTTTCTTTTAGGAAACATACCTTGCTTGCTTTCAGATGGAGTTTTGTCAAACGTGCGTATTTTAGGGCGCTCTGTCTTTGATGCGTTTGATTTTATCAGTGCAAATATATTCTTTGTTTTAACAGCACTTCTTTGCTCTCTTTATGTTGGCTGGGTCTTAAAAGATGATGCATTAGCAGAGATTACTAACGAGCATACAGTCGATATCAAAAAGGCAAAGGCTTGGCTGATTTATGTCAAATACATCTTGCCAGTTATCATTTTAGTTGTCTTTTTATACGGCATAAAATCAATCTAA
- a CDS encoding NADH:flavin oxidoreductase/NADH oxidase: MSKILTPITLGKTTVKNRIVMPPMCTYKAKNNNGFPRCFHNLHYATRALGGVGLIIVEATAVEARGRITNDDLGLWNDEQIEYHKELVKQCHKFGASIAVQLAHAGRKSECDDSRCVAPSAIKFSEKYSEPLELSLEEIASIKEAFVQAGKRAVAAGYDLVELHAAHGYLLHEFLSPLTNLRKDEFGGSFENRVKLLCEVMDGLRCEGVEFGVRISADEWEVGGFGLDDSLKLAKLIQDFGGVYIHVSAGGNHEKPSLVPKFVPFYQCDYAKEIKKVVNLPVIAVGLITTPSQGEALLLGDVCDMVAYGRELLKNPNLAFYAMSEFKENELIEKSYLRAFV; this comes from the coding sequence ATGTCAAAAATACTTACGCCTATAACTCTAGGCAAAACCACAGTTAAAAATCGCATCGTAATGCCTCCAATGTGCACTTATAAAGCTAAAAACAACAACGGTTTTCCAAGATGTTTTCACAACCTTCACTACGCAACTCGCGCTTTAGGTGGAGTTGGGTTAATCATCGTTGAAGCCACAGCAGTTGAAGCTAGAGGGCGGATAACAAATGATGATTTAGGACTTTGGAATGATGAGCAGATAGAGTATCACAAAGAGCTTGTAAAACAGTGCCATAAATTTGGAGCTTCAATCGCAGTCCAGCTTGCTCATGCAGGGCGAAAAAGTGAGTGTGATGACTCGCGTTGTGTTGCTCCAAGTGCTATTAAATTTAGTGAAAAATACAGCGAGCCTTTAGAGCTTAGCCTTGAAGAAATCGCTTCTATAAAAGAGGCTTTTGTGCAAGCAGGAAAAAGGGCGGTTGCGGCTGGATATGACTTAGTAGAGCTTCACGCTGCGCATGGATATCTTTTGCACGAGTTTTTAAGCCCACTTACAAATTTAAGAAAAGATGAATTTGGTGGGAGTTTTGAAAACAGAGTTAAACTGCTTTGCGAAGTGATGGATGGGCTTAGGTGTGAGGGCGTTGAATTTGGCGTTAGAATCAGCGCTGATGAGTGGGAAGTGGGTGGTTTTGGTTTAGATGATAGTTTAAAACTTGCAAAGCTTATCCAAGATTTTGGCGGAGTATATATCCATGTAAGTGCTGGCGGAAATCACGAAAAACCTAGCCTTGTGCCTAAATTTGTTCCGTTTTATCAGTGTGATTATGCAAAAGAGATAAAAAAAGTAGTAAATTTGCCAGTGATTGCAGTTGGACTTATAACCACGCCATCTCAAGGAGAAGCGCTACTTTTAGGAGATGTTTGCGATATGGTTGCATATGGCAGAGAGCTTTTGAAAAACCCAAATTTAGCCTTTTATGCGATGAGTGAATTTAAAGAAAACGAGCTTATAGAAAAATCCTATCTAAGGGCGTTTGTATGA
- a CDS encoding 3'-5' exonuclease — translation MIKQELICVFDCETVPDTQSLLRVLEKEVVDSCYESSDTSEEKVLNHKKLSYKAMEVFKEKNGSDFLPVCFHQVVSISAVMADKFGKFLRVNTIEGENEEQIITKFLKFINSHQPRLISFNGRGFDLPMLMVRAMRYNISAPAYFEVENREFNKNKWENYRSRYDGRFHLDLLDHISEFRAVSGLKLDNLCCALNLPGKYEVEGSQVLELFYDKKQDKIDEYCQSDTLNTYWLFLKYELLRGNLTLEDYASYLDAMSEYLLKERFGMSYTPIFTQFIKDELKRV, via the coding sequence ATGATAAAACAAGAGCTAATATGCGTTTTTGACTGCGAAACAGTCCCTGATACGCAAAGTCTACTTAGAGTGCTTGAAAAAGAGGTTGTTGATAGTTGTTATGAGTCTAGTGATACAAGCGAAGAAAAGGTGCTAAATCACAAAAAGCTAAGCTATAAAGCTATGGAAGTTTTTAAAGAGAAAAATGGAAGTGATTTTTTACCAGTTTGCTTCCATCAAGTTGTTAGTATAAGTGCGGTTATGGCGGATAAATTTGGTAAATTTTTGCGTGTAAATACGATTGAGGGGGAAAATGAAGAGCAAATCATAACTAAATTTTTAAAATTTATAAATTCCCATCAACCACGCCTAATCAGCTTTAATGGACGTGGATTTGACCTTCCGATGCTTATGGTTAGGGCGATGAGGTATAATATAAGTGCGCCTGCATACTTTGAAGTAGAAAACCGCGAATTTAACAAAAACAAGTGGGAAAATTACAGAAGTCGCTATGATGGGCGCTTTCACCTTGATTTATTAGATCATATTAGCGAATTTAGAGCTGTTTCTGGACTAAAGCTTGATAATCTTTGTTGTGCGCTAAATCTACCTGGTAAATACGAAGTCGAAGGCTCGCAGGTTTTAGAGCTTTTTTATGATAAAAAGCAAGATAAAATCGATGAGTATTGTCAAAGTGATACGCTAAATACATACTGGCTTTTCCTAAAATACGAGCTTTTGCGCGGAAATTTGACTCTTGAAGATTATGCAAGTTATTTGGACGCGATGAGTGAGTATCTGCTAAAAGAGAGATTTGGTATGAGTTATACGCCGATTTTTACGCAATTTATAAAAGATGAGTTAAAAAGAGTCTAG
- a CDS encoding DNA ligase, translated as MRVLALFLLLFSIVFAKDVMLLNEFRGDENLSGWVMSEKYDGVRAIWDGKSLKSRNGNEIYAPAKWKENFPPFKIDGELFTKRGEFERVFSIVADKKPSDEWSGVKFMIFDVPDENGNLTQRLAVLKKFLDKNPNKNIVIIEQIPVKNTEHLNQFLDEILKNGGEGAVVRDPKAEYKSGRSDKILKVKKFHDSECKVLKIIAGKGKFKDKMGSVLCLDEKSGVEFRLGSGFSDKMRANPPKIGSIITYKYQNLTKNNKPRFPVFMRFRDEI; from the coding sequence TTGAGAGTTTTAGCCCTGTTTTTGCTGCTTTTTAGCATTGTTTTTGCTAAAGATGTTATGCTTTTAAACGAGTTTAGAGGCGATGAAAATCTAAGTGGCTGGGTGATGAGCGAGAAATACGACGGCGTTAGGGCGATTTGGGATGGTAAGAGTTTAAAAAGTAGAAATGGCAACGAAATTTATGCTCCAGCTAAATGGAAAGAAAATTTTCCACCGTTTAAAATCGATGGAGAGCTTTTTACTAAACGTGGGGAGTTTGAAAGAGTTTTTTCTATAGTTGCTGATAAAAAACCAAGCGATGAGTGGAGTGGGGTTAAATTTATGATATTTGACGTTCCTGATGAAAATGGAAATTTAACCCAAAGATTAGCGGTTTTAAAGAAATTTTTAGATAAAAATCCAAACAAAAATATCGTGATAATAGAGCAAATTCCAGTAAAAAACACAGAGCATTTAAATCAATTTTTAGATGAAATTTTAAAAAATGGTGGCGAGGGCGCAGTCGTTAGAGATCCAAAAGCTGAGTATAAAAGTGGTCGAAGCGATAAAATTTTAAAGGTTAAAAAATTTCACGATAGTGAGTGCAAAGTGCTAAAAATCATCGCTGGAAAAGGAAAATTTAAAGATAAAATGGGCTCAGTTTTATGTCTTGATGAAAAAAGTGGAGTTGAGTTTAGGCTAGGTTCTGGCTTTAGCGATAAAATGCGTGCAAATCCCCCTAAAATCGGCTCTATAATAACATATAAATATCAAAATTTAACTAAAAATAACAAACCGCGATTTCCAGTTTTTATGCGTTTTAGAGATGAAATTTAG
- the rsfS gene encoding ribosome silencing factor: protein MEKRVKAITELLDTKKAENIEVIDMSEKEYMAKFVIIATTLTGRHALSLVDDLKGVLKPFKEKFLNIESSDEWSVIDLGDIIVHLMSETYREKYNIEEFLEKLKKEQI from the coding sequence ATGGAAAAAAGAGTAAAAGCCATAACTGAGCTTTTAGACACAAAAAAGGCTGAAAACATCGAAGTTATCGATATGAGCGAGAAAGAGTATATGGCTAAATTTGTCATCATAGCAACCACTTTAACAGGTCGCCATGCGCTATCTTTGGTTGATGATTTAAAAGGGGTTTTAAAACCTTTTAAAGAGAAATTTTTAAATATTGAAAGTAGCGATGAGTGGAGCGTGATTGATCTTGGCGATATTATAGTTCACTTAATGAGCGAAACTTATAGAGAAAAATACAACATCGAAGAGTTTTTAGAAAAGCTTAAAAAAGAGCAAATTTAA
- a CDS encoding phosphoglycerate kinase, whose amino-acid sequence MRELLSVKDMNFTKDAKVFIRCDFNVPMDEYRNITDDRRIRSAIATIRYCLDEGCSVILASHLGRPKEGFEDKLSLEPVSKRLSRLLQREVKFVKDVVGEQASEAVDTLKAGEILLLDNLRFEKGETKNDALFAKKLASYGTYYVNDAFGVCHRAHASVEAITKFYDDEHKAAGFLLQKEIAFAQNLIKRPARPFVAVVGGSKVSGKLQALKNLLPKIDKLIIGGGMAFTFLKALGYDIGNSLLEENLIDDALKILNKGKELGVKIYLPVDAIAAPTCSQDSVMKYVTAQEIPNGWMGLDIGPATVVLFKEAIDDAQTIWWNGPMGVFEIDKFARGSFRISHAIAESPATTVVGGGDTADVVERAGDTDEITFISTGGGASLELIEGKELPGVKVLLKKEED is encoded by the coding sequence ATGAGAGAGCTTTTATCAGTTAAAGATATGAATTTTACAAAAGATGCTAAGGTTTTTATAAGATGTGATTTTAACGTACCAATGGATGAATATAGAAATATCACAGATGATAGGCGAATTCGCTCAGCCATCGCAACTATCCGCTACTGCTTAGATGAGGGTTGTAGCGTGATTTTAGCTAGCCATTTGGGTCGTCCAAAAGAGGGTTTTGAAGATAAGCTTTCACTTGAGCCAGTTTCAAAACGCCTTTCAAGACTTTTGCAACGTGAGGTTAAATTTGTTAAAGATGTTGTTGGAGAGCAAGCTAGTGAAGCGGTCGATACGCTAAAAGCTGGCGAGATTTTACTACTTGATAATCTTCGTTTTGAAAAGGGCGAGACAAAAAACGATGCTTTGTTTGCTAAAAAGCTAGCTTCGTATGGGACGTATTATGTAAATGACGCATTTGGCGTATGTCACAGAGCGCACGCTTCGGTTGAAGCGATAACTAAATTTTATGATGATGAGCATAAGGCGGCTGGATTTTTGCTTCAAAAAGAGATAGCTTTTGCACAAAATCTTATAAAACGTCCAGCGCGCCCTTTTGTAGCGGTTGTTGGTGGAAGTAAAGTAAGCGGCAAGCTTCAAGCGCTTAAAAACCTACTTCCAAAAATCGATAAGCTAATCATCGGCGGCGGTATGGCATTTACTTTCTTAAAAGCGCTTGGATATGATATAGGAAACTCACTTTTAGAAGAGAATTTGATAGATGATGCGCTTAAAATCCTAAACAAAGGCAAAGAACTTGGAGTTAAAATTTATCTTCCAGTTGATGCGATTGCAGCGCCTACTTGCTCGCAAGATAGTGTTATGAAGTACGTAACAGCGCAAGAGATACCAAATGGCTGGATGGGGCTTGATATAGGACCTGCTACTGTTGTGCTTTTTAAAGAGGCGATTGATGATGCGCAAACGATTTGGTGGAATGGTCCGATGGGTGTTTTTGAGATAGATAAATTTGCAAGAGGAAGTTTTAGAATCAGCCATGCCATCGCAGAAAGCCCAGCAACAACGGTTGTTGGTGGTGGCGATACAGCCGATGTTGTGGAGCGCGCTGGCGATACAGATGAGATAACGTTTATATCAACTGGCGGTGGAGCAAGCTTAGAGTTAATAGAGGGCAAAGAGCTTCCAGGCGTTAAAGTGCTACTTAAAAAGGAAGAAGATTGA
- the fabI gene encoding enoyl-ACP reductase FabI, whose translation MILKGKKGLIVGVANTKSIAYGIAKACREQGAELAFTYLNDALKKRVEPIAAELGSDKIYELDVNNEEHFKALVVNLERDFGKFDFVLHAVAYAPKEALEGRFVDTTKEAFDVAMQTSVYSLLSLTKAVLPLLNDGGSILTLTYLGGERFIPHYNVMGVAKAALDSAVKYLARDLGAQNIRVNAISAGPIKTLAASGIGDFRMILKWNEQNAPLKRNVSIEDVGKSGMYLLSDLSSGVTGEIHYVDAGYNIMGMGDVTTDEEGKTTLCWDKNQDK comes from the coding sequence ATGATTTTAAAAGGCAAAAAAGGGCTTATAGTTGGCGTTGCAAATACAAAATCAATCGCTTATGGTATCGCTAAAGCATGTCGTGAGCAAGGCGCAGAACTAGCATTTACATACTTAAATGATGCGCTTAAAAAGCGAGTTGAGCCGATTGCAGCTGAGCTTGGAAGTGATAAAATTTATGAACTTGATGTAAATAACGAAGAGCATTTTAAAGCTTTGGTAGTAAATTTAGAGCGTGATTTTGGCAAATTTGACTTTGTACTTCACGCTGTTGCTTATGCTCCAAAAGAGGCGCTAGAGGGCAGGTTTGTAGATACTACAAAAGAGGCGTTTGATGTTGCTATGCAAACTTCGGTTTATTCGCTTTTAAGTCTTACAAAGGCGGTTTTACCACTGCTTAATGATGGTGGCTCGATTCTTACGCTAACTTATTTAGGCGGAGAGAGATTTATCCCGCATTATAACGTTATGGGCGTGGCAAAAGCAGCACTTGATAGCGCTGTTAAATACCTTGCGAGGGATTTAGGAGCGCAAAATATAAGAGTAAATGCTATTTCGGCAGGTCCGATTAAAACATTAGCAGCAAGTGGGATAGGGGATTTTCGTATGATTTTAAAATGGAACGAGCAAAATGCCCCACTTAAACGAAATGTTAGCATAGAAGATGTTGGCAAGAGCGGAATGTATCTTTTAAGCGATCTTTCAAGTGGTGTAACAGGCGAAATTCACTATGTCGATGCTGGATATAACATCATGGGAATGGGCGATGTAACCACCGATGAAGAGGGTAAAACCACTCTTTGCTGGGATAAAAATCAAGATAAATAA
- the gap gene encoding type I glyceraldehyde-3-phosphate dehydrogenase produces the protein MALKVAINGFGRIGRCAARIILDRDDVELVAINDTAKRDITRYLLQYDSVHREFKKKVEVIDDDYIAVDGKKIRVFSTRDPQELGFKEFGAEVVLECTGAFLTTQKCQAYIDMGMKLVVMSAPAKDDTPTFVMGVNEHTYKGQNIISNASCTTNCLAPIAKVIDEKFGIVKGYMTTAHAYTASQNLLDVKGKDFRKSRAAAINIIPTTTGAAKAISLVLPNLKGKLNGLSLRVPVPNVSMVDLSVLVSKDVTAQEVNAAFSEYANGSMRGILLVDEDERVSSDFISSSYSSIVAKDVTGVVDSNMVKVMAWYDNEWGYSTRLVDLAVYAMKNRG, from the coding sequence ATGGCATTAAAAGTTGCAATTAACGGTTTTGGCCGCATAGGAAGATGCGCGGCTAGAATTATCTTAGATAGAGATGATGTGGAGCTTGTAGCGATAAACGATACAGCCAAAAGAGATATAACTAGATATTTGTTACAGTATGATTCTGTTCATAGAGAATTCAAAAAAAAAGTTGAAGTTATAGATGATGATTATATCGCAGTTGATGGCAAGAAAATCCGCGTTTTCTCAACTAGAGATCCGCAAGAACTTGGGTTTAAAGAATTTGGCGCAGAAGTCGTGCTAGAGTGCACGGGTGCGTTTTTAACCACGCAAAAATGCCAAGCATATATCGATATGGGTATGAAGCTTGTAGTAATGAGTGCACCTGCTAAAGATGATACGCCAACTTTTGTTATGGGTGTAAATGAGCATACTTACAAAGGGCAAAATATCATTTCAAACGCAAGTTGTACTACAAACTGTTTAGCGCCGATTGCAAAAGTTATAGATGAGAAATTTGGCATAGTAAAAGGCTACATGACTACAGCTCACGCATACACAGCAAGCCAAAATTTACTAGATGTAAAGGGTAAAGATTTTAGAAAAAGTAGAGCGGCTGCGATTAATATAATACCTACCACAACAGGCGCTGCAAAAGCGATTTCTTTAGTGCTTCCAAATTTAAAAGGCAAGTTAAATGGACTATCTTTAAGAGTTCCAGTGCCAAATGTTTCTATGGTTGATTTAAGCGTTTTGGTATCTAAAGATGTAACCGCTCAAGAGGTAAATGCCGCATTTAGCGAGTATGCAAATGGTTCGATGAGAGGAATTTTACTAGTTGATGAGGACGAGAGAGTTTCGAGTGATTTTATCTCATCAAGTTACTCAAGTATCGTAGCTAAAGATGTAACTGGGGTTGTTGATTCAAATATGGTAAAAGTCATGGCATGGTATGATAATGAGTGGGGTTATAGCACCAGACTTGTAGACTTAGCAGTTTATGCGATGAAAAATAGGGGCTAA